A window from Chroicocephalus ridibundus chromosome 11, bChrRid1.1, whole genome shotgun sequence encodes these proteins:
- the PHYKPL gene encoding 5-phosphohydroxy-L-lysine phospho-lyase isoform X1 yields the protein MAAVRAAERSRRDTLALRRQRIGSSCKLFFSHDPVKIVKAKGQYMYDEEGRQYLDCINNVAHVGHCHPDIVKAAHEQNQLLNTNSRYLHDNLVDYAGRLSQTLPEKLCIFYFLNSGSEANDLALRLARQYTKHEDVIVLDHSANCFLSAYHGHLTSLIDISPYKFRNLEGQKEWVHVAPVPDTYRGLYREDHEDSVTAYANEVKNIIEQAHTRGRKIAAFFAESLPSVGGQIIPPAGYFQKVAEHVHKAGGIFIADEIQVGFGRVGKHFWAFQLQGEDFIPDIVTMGKPIGNGHPLACVATTKEIAEAFAATGVEYFNTFGGNPVSCAIGLAVLDVIEKEHLQAHATEVGNFLMKLLKEQKIKHPIIGDVRGSGLFIGVDLIKDQAERTPATAEAEYLITRLKEEYILLSTDGPGRNVLKFKPPMCFNKEDAKFVVDTIDKLLTDMEKQCLNQEKTSTCST from the exons ATGGCGGCCGTGAGGGCGGCGGAGCGGTCCCGGCGGGACACCCTGGCCCTGCGGCGGCAGCGCATCGG CTCTTCTTGcaagctgtttttttctcatgACCCGGTGAAGATTGTAAAGGCCAAAGGCCAGTATATGTATGATGAGGAAGGAAGACAATACCTTGACTGCATAAACAACGTGGCTCACG TTGGCCATTGTCACCCTGATATAGTAAAAGCAGCCCATGAACAAAATCAATTGTTAAATACAAATTCTCGTTATCTTCATGACAACTTGGTTGATTATGCGGGGAGACTTTCACAAACGCTACCTGAGAAGTTAtgcatcttttattttttgaattctGG ATCTGAAGCTAATGATCTCGCCTTAAGATTGGCACGACAGTATACAAAACATGAAGATGTTATAGTTTTAGACCA CTCTGCTAATTGTTTTTTAAGTGCTTACCATGGACATCTGACATCCTTGATTGACATAAGCCCCTATAAATTCAGAAATCTAGAAGGACAAAAGGAATGGGTCCACGTG GCTCCTGTTCCGGACACATACAGAGGACTTTATAGAGAAGACCATGAAGATTCAGTAACAGCCTATGCTaatgaagtgaaaaatattattgaGCAAGCACATACGAGAGGCAGAAAG ATTGCTGCATTTTTTGCTGAATCCCTGCCAAGCGTGGGTGGTCAGATCATTCCCCCAGCAGGCTATTTTCAGAAGGTTGCAGA GCATGTGCACAAAGCAGGAGGTATATTTATCGCTGATGAAATTCAAGTTGGCTTTGGCAGGGTCGGCAAGCATTTTTGGGCATTCCAGCTTCAGGGAGAGGATTTTATACCCGACATTGTCACTATGGGGAAACCAATAGGAAATGGGCACCCTCTCGCCTGTGtagcaacaacaaaagaaattgcAGAAGCATTTGCAGCCACAGGAGTGGAGTATTTTAATACA TTTGGAGGAAACCCTGTTTCATGTGCAATCGGATTAGCTGTGTTAGATGTGATTGAGAAAGAACACCTTCAGGCTCATGCCACAGAAGTAGGAAACTTCTTGATGAAGCTACTCAAGGAGCAGAAAATCAAGCACCCCATCATCGGTGATGTCAG ggGTTCTGGCTTGTTCATTGGAGTGGACTTAATCAAGGACCAAGCAGAAAGGACCCCAGCCACAGCAGAAGCTGAGTATCTAATAACAAG ACTTAAGGAAGAATATATTCTGCTGAGTACAGATGGGCCAGGAAGAAATGTGCTTAAATTCAAGCCCccaatgtgcttcaacaaggagGATGCAAAGTTTGTTGTGGACACAATTGACAAACTACTAACAG ataTGGAAAAACAATGTCTGAACCAAGAGAAAACATCAACTTGTTCTACCTGA
- the PHYKPL gene encoding 5-phosphohydroxy-L-lysine phospho-lyase isoform X2 has translation MAAVRAAERSRRDTLALRRQRIGSSCKLFFSHDPVKIVKAKGQYMYDEEGRQYLDCINNVAHVGHCHPDIVKAAHEQNQLLNTNSRYLHDNLVDYAGRLSQTLPEKLCIFYFLNSGSEANDLALRLARQYTKHEDVIVLDHAYHGHLTSLIDISPYKFRNLEGQKEWVHVAPVPDTYRGLYREDHEDSVTAYANEVKNIIEQAHTRGRKIAAFFAESLPSVGGQIIPPAGYFQKVAEHVHKAGGIFIADEIQVGFGRVGKHFWAFQLQGEDFIPDIVTMGKPIGNGHPLACVATTKEIAEAFAATGVEYFNTFGGNPVSCAIGLAVLDVIEKEHLQAHATEVGNFLMKLLKEQKIKHPIIGDVRGSGLFIGVDLIKDQAERTPATAEAEYLITRLKEEYILLSTDGPGRNVLKFKPPMCFNKEDAKFVVDTIDKLLTDMEKQCLNQEKTSTCST, from the exons ATGGCGGCCGTGAGGGCGGCGGAGCGGTCCCGGCGGGACACCCTGGCCCTGCGGCGGCAGCGCATCGG CTCTTCTTGcaagctgtttttttctcatgACCCGGTGAAGATTGTAAAGGCCAAAGGCCAGTATATGTATGATGAGGAAGGAAGACAATACCTTGACTGCATAAACAACGTGGCTCACG TTGGCCATTGTCACCCTGATATAGTAAAAGCAGCCCATGAACAAAATCAATTGTTAAATACAAATTCTCGTTATCTTCATGACAACTTGGTTGATTATGCGGGGAGACTTTCACAAACGCTACCTGAGAAGTTAtgcatcttttattttttgaattctGG ATCTGAAGCTAATGATCTCGCCTTAAGATTGGCACGACAGTATACAAAACATGAAGATGTTATAGTTTTAGACCA TGCTTACCATGGACATCTGACATCCTTGATTGACATAAGCCCCTATAAATTCAGAAATCTAGAAGGACAAAAGGAATGGGTCCACGTG GCTCCTGTTCCGGACACATACAGAGGACTTTATAGAGAAGACCATGAAGATTCAGTAACAGCCTATGCTaatgaagtgaaaaatattattgaGCAAGCACATACGAGAGGCAGAAAG ATTGCTGCATTTTTTGCTGAATCCCTGCCAAGCGTGGGTGGTCAGATCATTCCCCCAGCAGGCTATTTTCAGAAGGTTGCAGA GCATGTGCACAAAGCAGGAGGTATATTTATCGCTGATGAAATTCAAGTTGGCTTTGGCAGGGTCGGCAAGCATTTTTGGGCATTCCAGCTTCAGGGAGAGGATTTTATACCCGACATTGTCACTATGGGGAAACCAATAGGAAATGGGCACCCTCTCGCCTGTGtagcaacaacaaaagaaattgcAGAAGCATTTGCAGCCACAGGAGTGGAGTATTTTAATACA TTTGGAGGAAACCCTGTTTCATGTGCAATCGGATTAGCTGTGTTAGATGTGATTGAGAAAGAACACCTTCAGGCTCATGCCACAGAAGTAGGAAACTTCTTGATGAAGCTACTCAAGGAGCAGAAAATCAAGCACCCCATCATCGGTGATGTCAG ggGTTCTGGCTTGTTCATTGGAGTGGACTTAATCAAGGACCAAGCAGAAAGGACCCCAGCCACAGCAGAAGCTGAGTATCTAATAACAAG ACTTAAGGAAGAATATATTCTGCTGAGTACAGATGGGCCAGGAAGAAATGTGCTTAAATTCAAGCCCccaatgtgcttcaacaaggagGATGCAAAGTTTGTTGTGGACACAATTGACAAACTACTAACAG ataTGGAAAAACAATGTCTGAACCAAGAGAAAACATCAACTTGTTCTACCTGA
- the HNRNPAB gene encoding heterogeneous nuclear ribonucleoprotein A/B isoform X1, translating to MSEAEQQLAAATGATQNGHEAAENAGEQQAETGGAPAAAAAGAAAATAGTAAAGAGPAAGTAGAAASQNGAEGDQINASKNEEDAGKMFVGGLSWDTSKKDLKDYFTKFGEVTDCTIKMDPNTGRSRGFGFILFKEPGSVEKVLEQKEHRLDGRLIDPKKAMAMKKDPVKKIFVGGLNPEATEEKIREYFGEFGEIEAIELPMDPKTNKRRGFVFITFKEEDPVKKVLEKKFHNVSGSKCEIKVAQPKEVYQQQQFSSGGGRGSYGGRGRGGRGGAQSQNWNQGYGNYWNQGYGNQGYGYQQGYGGYGGYDYSGYGYYGYGPGYDYSQGSANYGKTPRRGGHQNNYKPY from the exons ATGTCCGAAGCGGAGCAGCAGTTGGCGGCCGCCACCGGCGCCACCCAGAACGGGCACGAAGCGGCCGAGAACGCCGGAGAGCAGCAGGCCGAGACCGGCGGCGctccggcggcggcagcggcgggcgcaGCGGCGGCGACGGCGGGAACGGCGGCGGCAGGAGCTGGCCCAGCGGCGGGAACAGCGGGGGCAGCCGCCAGCCAGAACGGAGCCGAAGGCGACCAGATCAACGCCAGCAAGAACGAGGAGGACGCGGG GAAGATGTTTGTTGGTGGCCTCAGTTGGGATACAAGCAAAAAAGACTTGAAAGATTACTTCACCAAATTTGGTGAGGTAACCGACTGTACGATAAAGATGGACCCTAACACAGGAAGATCCAGAGGCTTTGGATTTATTCTCTTCAAAGAGCCTGGGAGCGTTGAAAAG GTTCTGGAACAGAAAGAACACAGGCTAGATGGGCGACTAATTGACCCCAAGAAGGCCATGGCAATGAAAAAGGATCCAGTGAAGAAGATTTTTGTTGGTGGACTAAACCCAGAAGCCACAGAAGAGAAAATCAGGGAATACTTTGGAGAGTTTGGAGAG ATTGAAGCAATTGAACTTCCAATGGATCCAAAGACCAACAAAAGGAGGGGGTTTGTGTTCATCACTTTCAAGGAAGAGGATCCAGTGAAGAAGGTTCTGGAGAAGAAATTCCATAACGTCAGTGGAAGCAAG tgcgAGATTAAGGTAGCACAGCCAAAAGAAGTATACCAGCAGCAACAGTTCAGTAGTGGTGGAGGAAGAGGTAGCTatggaggaagaggcagaggtgGAAGAGGCGGCG CTCAAAGTCAAAATTGGAATCAAGGTTATGGCAATTACTGGAACCAGGGTTATGGGAATCAAGGATACGGCTATCAGCAAGGTTATGGTGGCTATGGAGGCTATGATTATTCAGGATATGGGTATTATGGATATGGACCAGGCTATGATTACA GTCAAGGCAGTGCAAATTACGGGAAGACACCAAGACGTGGTGGTCATCAGAATAACTACAAGCCATATTGA
- the HNRNPAB gene encoding heterogeneous nuclear ribonucleoprotein A/B isoform X2: MSEAEQQLAAATGATQNGHEAAENAGEQQAETGGAPAAAAAGAAAATAGTAAAGAGPAAGTAGAAASQNGAEGDQINASKNEEDAGKMFVGGLSWDTSKKDLKDYFTKFGEVTDCTIKMDPNTGRSRGFGFILFKEPGSVEKVLEQKEHRLDGRLIDPKKAMAMKKDPVKKIFVGGLNPEATEEKIREYFGEFGEIEAIELPMDPKTNKRRGFVFITFKEEDPVKKVLEKKFHNVSGSKCEIKVAQPKEVYQQQQFSSGGGRGSYGGRGRGGRGGGQGSANYGKTPRRGGHQNNYKPY, encoded by the exons ATGTCCGAAGCGGAGCAGCAGTTGGCGGCCGCCACCGGCGCCACCCAGAACGGGCACGAAGCGGCCGAGAACGCCGGAGAGCAGCAGGCCGAGACCGGCGGCGctccggcggcggcagcggcgggcgcaGCGGCGGCGACGGCGGGAACGGCGGCGGCAGGAGCTGGCCCAGCGGCGGGAACAGCGGGGGCAGCCGCCAGCCAGAACGGAGCCGAAGGCGACCAGATCAACGCCAGCAAGAACGAGGAGGACGCGGG GAAGATGTTTGTTGGTGGCCTCAGTTGGGATACAAGCAAAAAAGACTTGAAAGATTACTTCACCAAATTTGGTGAGGTAACCGACTGTACGATAAAGATGGACCCTAACACAGGAAGATCCAGAGGCTTTGGATTTATTCTCTTCAAAGAGCCTGGGAGCGTTGAAAAG GTTCTGGAACAGAAAGAACACAGGCTAGATGGGCGACTAATTGACCCCAAGAAGGCCATGGCAATGAAAAAGGATCCAGTGAAGAAGATTTTTGTTGGTGGACTAAACCCAGAAGCCACAGAAGAGAAAATCAGGGAATACTTTGGAGAGTTTGGAGAG ATTGAAGCAATTGAACTTCCAATGGATCCAAAGACCAACAAAAGGAGGGGGTTTGTGTTCATCACTTTCAAGGAAGAGGATCCAGTGAAGAAGGTTCTGGAGAAGAAATTCCATAACGTCAGTGGAAGCAAG tgcgAGATTAAGGTAGCACAGCCAAAAGAAGTATACCAGCAGCAACAGTTCAGTAGTGGTGGAGGAAGAGGTAGCTatggaggaagaggcagaggtgGAAGAGGCGGCG GTCAAGGCAGTGCAAATTACGGGAAGACACCAAGACGTGGTGGTCATCAGAATAACTACAAGCCATATTGA